In Nicotiana tabacum cultivar K326 chromosome 2, ASM71507v2, whole genome shotgun sequence, the following proteins share a genomic window:
- the LOC107791292 gene encoding glycosyltransferase BC10-like, with protein sequence HVFSFSNLLFSPSPISLLCALLLCLPLAIIFTITTPLNNITPTHVLNRSSDIRSNPISIFPPPTNHSIQQKHSKEHPSTESSSAVLLHEEVDDNLLFQEAAKVNSIPQPVTAPKKLAFMFLTTTPLPFAPLWELFFNNTPKNLYNIYIHADPRFNYTPPFQGVFAVRVIPSKPTRRHSPTLAAAGRRLLARALLHDKLNYMFALLSPSCIPLHSFSFTYRVLIKSKKSFIEILGNESWAYGRWAARGEHAMLPEVKFEDFRIGSQFFVIKRKHAMIIVRDKKLWSKFKLPCLEASTCYPEEHYFSTLLNMVDPQGCVPTTLTHVNWKGSHGGHPRTYTASEVGPELMLTLRSTRPRYGDEGINGSDLSVAKRYDPFLFARKFSPDSLRPLMNISTVFIFED encoded by the coding sequence CATGTTTTCTCCTTCTCCAATCTCTTGTTTTCTCCTTCTCCAATCTCTCTACTTTGTGCTCTTTTACTTTGCTTACCACTTGCTATTATCTTTACTATCACTACCCCTCTTAATAATATCACACCAACTCATGTCTTAAATAGGAGTAGTGACATACGTTCTAACCCTATATCCATATTCCCCCCACCAACAAATCATAGTATCCAACAAAAACATAGCAAAGAACATCCTAGTACAGAATCATCTTCAGCAGTACTTTTGCATGAAGAAGTTGACGATAACTTACTATTTCAAGAAGCTGCAAAAGTCAACTCAATACCACAACCAGTTACAGCACCAAAGAAACTAGCATTCATGTTTCTAACAACTACCCCACTTCCATTTGCGCCCCTATGGGAGCTTTTCTTTAACAATACACCCAAAAATCTTTACAACATATATATACACGCCGACCCACGTTTCAACTATACGCCGCCGTTTCAAGGCGTGTTTGCTGTCCGAGTCATCCCTTCAAAACCCACTCGCCGCCACTCCCCAACTCTGGCTGCGGCGGGGCGTCGGTTACTCGCCAGAGCACTCCTCCACGATAAGTTGAATTACATGTTTGCCCTTCTCTCCCCATCTTGCATTCCGCTTCACTCTTTTAGTTTCACTTACAGAGTTCTGATAAAATCTAAAAAGAGCTTTATTGAGATACTGGGGAATGAGAGCTGGGCATACGGCCGATGGGCGGCGCGTGGGGAACACGCGATGTTACCGGAAGTGAAGTTTGAAGATTTTCGAATTGGGTCTCAATTTTTTGTTATAAAACGTAAGCACGCGATGATAATTGTGCGTGATAAGAAGTTATGGTCAAAATTCAAGCTACCTTGCTTAGAAGCTTCCACGTGTTATCCCGAGGAGCATTATTTCTCTACGCTGCTGAACATGGTAGACCCGCAAGGTTGTGTCCCAACCACTTTGACACACGTTAACTGGAAGGGTAGTCACGGAGGGCATCCTCGTACTTACACTGCTAGCGAGGTGGGACCAGAATTGATGTTGACCCTTCGATCGACCCGGCCTCGATATGGTGATGAAGGAATCAACGGTTCGGATTTATCTGTTGCTAAACGATATGACCCTTTCTTATTTGCGAGGAAGTTTTCTCCAGATTCTCTCCGGCCGTTAATGAATATATCGACCGTCTTTATCTTTGAAGATTGA